One Elaeis guineensis isolate ETL-2024a chromosome 10, EG11, whole genome shotgun sequence genomic window carries:
- the LOC105052700 gene encoding protein TIC 20-I, chloroplastic, with amino-acid sequence MRWTGFGDMILNGCTVIWGTVAMKPRHCRASKNSSFTYSARRPLFATSPNVKISCRAFQDSGVLPFRGWATAHLSSMSASLLRGDHGSLADMMPVLPKRRAASPRSRMVPRASKDVPYSFRYPPMTKKPRWWWRTLACIPYLMPLHETWMYAETAYHLHPFLEDFEYLTYPFLGFIGSLPAWFLMAYFFVAYLGVVRRKEWPHFFRFHVVMGMLLEIALQVVGTVSRWMPLAVYWGKLGMHFWTAVAFGYLFTVLECIRCALAGMYADIPFVCDAAYIQIPYD; translated from the exons ATGCGGTGGACCG GTTTTGGGGACATGATTCTAAATGGATGCACGGTAATCTGGGGAACTGTGGCAATGAAACCCAGGCACTGCAGGGCATCAAAAAACTCTTCTTTTACGTACTCTGCTCGCCGTCCCCTGTTTGCTACTTCTCCGAATGTAAAAAtatcatgtcgagcttttcaagaCTCTGGAGTCTTGCCCTTTAGAG GGTGGGCCACTGCACACCTATCAAGCATGTCAGCCTCCCTGCTGAGAGGAGATCATGGCAGTCTTGCAGATATGATGCCAGTTTTGCCGAAACGCCGAGCTGCATCACCTAGAAGTCGGATGGTTCCTAGAGCATCAAAAGATGTCCCTTACAGCTTCCGCTACCCTCCAATGACCAAGAAGCCAAGGTGGTGGTGGAGGACGTTGGCCTGCATCCCCTACCTGATGCCTCTGCATGAGACATGGATGTATGCTGAGACCGCATACCATCTTCACCCTTTCTTGGAGGACTTTGAGTACCTTACCTACCCCTTCCTTGGGTTCATAGGGAGTCTGCCGGCCTGGTTCTTGATGGCTTATTTCTTTGTAGCGTACCTTGGGGTGGTGAGGAGGAAGGAATGGCCACACTTCTTCCGCTTCCATGTTGTGATGGGGATGCTGCTTGAGATTGCCCTCCAGGTCGTTGGGACTGTGAGCCGTTGGATGCCGCTTGCTGTGTACTGGGGCAAGCTTGGGATGCATTTCTGGACTGCTGTGGCATTTGGTTACCTGTTTACTGTGCTTGAATGCATAAGGTGTGCACTTGCAGGCATGTATGCAGACATTCCATTTGTCTGTGATGCAGCATATATTCAAATTCCGTATGATTAA